Genomic segment of Thunnus thynnus chromosome 21, fThuThy2.1, whole genome shotgun sequence:
tatatacaaaacataaaaatgtatattttagttTGGGCCCTCAACGGGGTAACcccatttttaatatttcattaataaaaataaactttaaatatttaatccACCCATAACTTCAATTGAGGCAGTTTCAACATTGAAATCAAACAAGATTCCAAACAACTTAATCCGCTTTGCATTTGCATGCAACAACAACTGTACACCCTAAGTCTTGAACttgcataaaaaaacaaaacaaaaaaggccaaaaaaagTCTATGATGATTCAAACTTTAAGCACGAGAGCCCTGCAGCTGTGCGAGTCTCTGCTTTAAAAGTTCACTTTTCCTCCTCAGCTGCTCTTTGAGTGAGAGGAGTCTCTGTTCGTCCGACTGCATGCTGTAAATGCACTCTGTAGCCTTCTTCAGGATCACCACTTTGGCCGCCTTCTCGTTGTTGGCCACTTCGGGGATCTCGTCCCGCAGGGCAAAGAAGCTCAACTTGAGCTCGTTCCTCCTCTGGCGCTCCAGTACGTTATGAGTCCTTCTCTTGTCATAGTCCTCCGTGTCAGACGTCCGGGGGCTTGAACACTTGCGGTTGCTGCTGATCTGTTTGAGGACCCTGCTGTGGCTGCCGCTGCTGCTACCGCCGCCACcgccaccactgctgctgctgctgctgctgctgctctccagCTTCAGCCTCTTGACAGCCGGCTGCTCGTGCCTCATGGATGGATGGGCGGCGTAATTGTGCTGGTGGGTGGATACGTGGCACCTTTTCAGCACGAGCGGGCTGGGATGCCTGCTCTCTGACGGGCTGGGGTCGCACCGCTTCACCGCCTGCCTCTTCTCCACCGTGACCACGTcgatctcctcttcctcctgatcttcgtcctcctcctcctcctcctcttcctcctcatcgtCGTCGTCTCCGTCCTCATCTTCTGCAAGACAAttgacaaaatgcaaaatttaaaaaaaaacaaaaaaaaacagtcacactATGATTCTACAGCAAGGTTGCAACCCTCACTCCACTGCATGCCACAGTAGGAGGGGAGGGGCGTACAGTCTCTGCTGTCAGTTTCTTCCTCACTCATCTTCCTCATCAATTGATTGCTTAACATTGCAGCTAATCTCAAAGCAGCATGTCTCTACCTCCTGCCTGCCAACAAAACTGCATGTTGCATGAATTTAAACAAGCATTTTATTCATAATAGAAGCTACTATTGCTACTATCATGCTCTATCTGATGTACTATCTCTGCACACTCAgtagaggagggggggggggaactcCTGAATGCACAGAGGGGTGTGCCTGCATGATGAGTATAGTCAAAGCTTACCTGAGTCACTACAACTGCTGCTACCGCTGTTTGGTGGCGTATCCAAGCCCAAATCCTTACTAGGCGGCGTCACTACGCTCTGCTTGGGCGTTTCGGCTATCGGGTATGGGAAAACCACCGAGGGATCAATGCACTCCgatgcagatgtgttcaggtctTGCAGGTAGCTGCTGTTCAGCCTCCAGGCGGCTGC
This window contains:
- the myca gene encoding transcriptional regulator Myc-A isoform X2; translation: MPLNSSLASKNYDYDYDSLQPYFYYDNEEEDFYPQQLQPPAPSEDIWKKFELLPTPPLSPSRRPSLSSLFPSTADQLEMVTEFLGDDVVNQSIICDADYSQTFLKSIIIQDCMWSGFSAAAKLEKVVSERLASLHAARKESSAAAAAADSAESAGAAAWRLNSSYLQDLNTSASECIDPSVVFPYPIAETPKQSVVTPPSKDLGLDTPPNSGSSSCSDSDEDGDDDDEEEEEEEEEDEDQEEEEIDVVTVEKRQAVKRCDPSPSESRHPSPLVLKRCHVSTHQHNYAAHPSMRHEQPAVKRLKLESSSSSSSSSGGGGGGSSSGSHSRVLKQISSNRKCSSPRTSDTEDYDKRRTHNVLERQRRNELKLSFFALRDEIPEVANNEKAAKVVILKKATECIYSMQSDEQRLLSLKEQLRRKSELLKQRLAQLQGSRA
- the myca gene encoding transcriptional regulator Myc-A isoform X1, yielding MPLNSSLASKNYDYDYDSLQPYFYYDNEEEDFYPQQLQPPAPSEDIWKKFELLPTPPLSPSRRPSLSSLFPSTADQLEMVTEFLGDDVVNQSIICDADYSQTFLKSIIIQDCMWSGFSAAAKLEKVVSERLASLHAARKESSAAAAAADSAESAGAAAWRLNSSYLQDLNTSASECIDPSVVFPYPIAETPKQSVVTPPSKDLGLDTPPNSGSSSCSDSEDEDGDDDDEEEEEEEEEDEDQEEEEIDVVTVEKRQAVKRCDPSPSESRHPSPLVLKRCHVSTHQHNYAAHPSMRHEQPAVKRLKLESSSSSSSSSGGGGGGSSSGSHSRVLKQISSNRKCSSPRTSDTEDYDKRRTHNVLERQRRNELKLSFFALRDEIPEVANNEKAAKVVILKKATECIYSMQSDEQRLLSLKEQLRRKSELLKQRLAQLQGSRA